The genome window GAGTTGGTGAATGCGCCTTGCACCAGGCGGGAATAGGCATTCATCCACCCGTGCGGTGTACCGAGCGCCGCGCCGGACCAGGTCGCCGTCTGCGCCTGCATCTGCCCGAGCGCCATCCGCGCAAGACGCTGGTTGAAAGCCATCGCCTCGGTGACCGTGCTCGATTCTGCCGCGGCCTCAAGCTTCTCTTGGCCCATCGACAAGAACTCCTTCCGGTCACGGGCACTCGGGCTGAGCCCGGCCCGGGCCATCCGTTGAGTGCGATGATGGATCGTCTGGGCCGCGGCCGTGGCCATTTCGCCGACGGTTCTCGTTAGATCGAAGAGCGCGAGACCGGTGCGCGCGTGGCGGTTCACTGCGGTTCGCTTTGGTGTTTTCATTGAGGGCTCCTTTCATTAAGCTGCGTTTGGCACCATGGCTCAAAGAGCCGGTCTCGAGTGCTGCACATGCGTGCACTACGGGCGTTCGGTGCTCGGGATCTGACCGACGGTTTTGAAAAGTTATCGAACGTAGCTTATGCGAGGCTGGTTGGCATAGTTCGGACCGAACTTCATGCACCACTGCCGAATGGATTCACAGGTAACGATGACTCCTCGCTTAGCCAGCAGATCTTCGATGTCTGTAAAGCTCAGCGTGAACCGATGGTAGAGCCACACGGCCTGGCTGATGATCTCGGGTGGGAAGCGATAACCACGATAGCTTGATTGACGGTTCATGCCAGGATTATGGACGATCGCCACTCGAGTTGACAAAACCGCCGCGGGGCATGGGGGTGAGATGGAGGGAGCACTCTTCCGGCCGGTGAGGAACAACGTGGGCGGGACGGTGGAGGGAGCAATGACCGCGGACGGGATCTACAGGATGGTGAAGTACTATGCGAAGCGTGTGGGGGTGAACATCGGGGGTGTTCCGTGATACTCGGGACGAGCTGGACCGTTAATATCAATTGTGCTCGCGTACATCGGTTTGGTGAAGCCTTGGCAGTTAGTCAAAGAGGATTCGCTTTCCGGTACCGGTTGCGCAAATCCCGCACGCGGTCATGATTCTCTACTACGCCCTGATACTGCCGCTGAACGATAGATCGAATATCCTCCGGTAAGCCTTTTACTAAGGCTTTCTCATAGGTTTTCTTCGCCACATCTTCGCCGCGCTCGCATTCCTCGAGCACAGCCAGCTCGTCTTTGCCCATGATTGCCGCTTTGATATCCACCCAGGCGCGATGGAGGGTCCCGGTGACACTGCTATGTTTGTCCGGATCTCCACCTAAGCGGCGTACTTGTTCTTGCAGTTCGTTGGCGCCTTCGGCACATCGCTGTGCCGCCGCCGTAAAGACCTTTTTGAGTTGCATGTCTTTCACATCTTCCGCACAGGTGTTAAAACCATATTCCCCATCCTTGGAGGTTTCAATCAAGTCATCGAGTGTGGAGATTATCTCGTCGTTGGTCATGATTACAGTCCTCTTGTTGGCTTCATAAAAGCGTTCGCCGCGATTAACGTCTGCTCTCTTCTCCCTAGCATGGCGCAATGTGCACTTAGCTAACACGCTGTCGTTAAACAACGAATGCCACCATCTCCTTCAGGAGCAACGCAACGCCATCCATCAACTTCAGATTACGCTTCAGCGTTCGTACGCGAGGGAGGCCGCCCCCTCACCGTAAACACCGAAACCGAAAAGGTGAGGTTTTAAACTGCCGGCGTGTGATCGCGTGGCTCGATTCTCTGTACAGGAATTCGCCGTGCGTCACGTACGCCTATGTCACCCCCTAATCCAGCCGCCATCGCGCCCAGGATAAGTGATAAAGCCCCCCAGAGCATTACGTGGGCTAACGCTTCAGCCGTCTTATCCACCGCGACGCGCGCTGTCCGTTGCGCTTGCTCGACTGCTTGGGTTGCCTCTGCCCGGCCCATCCTCGTACGGGCCACTACCGTATCGATTAATGCTTCCTTGGTATTGCCCTCACTAATGAGCTGATTGATCAAAACTCGGATATCTTCCGCGCTAATCGGAGCACTCGTCGCCGTTCCTGATTGTGCCACCTGCGGGGCCACTGCCGCCGCTCCGTAGCCGAGACCGCTCAATGTGCTTCCCAACAAAGAGCTGAACACGGTCATTAAGAACAGCGCTACAAAGAGGGTGGAAAGACCCCAGACGGCTAAACCGTGCAGCATCCCGTCTTCATCGCGCGTTAAGCCCCCGAGATAGCTGGCAAGCCATCCACCCGCAAACAGCGCGAGCATGCTTGACACGACCATCCAAATCCCGCCCGCTACGCTAAAGGTCGTAGCGCTGGGGGTTTCGCCTTGCAGCGGGTCGATCGCGCTAAAGCCGATTCCTGCGCCTATCATGTTCAGCACTAGTTGAACCGCTAGCGCAATAATGACGGCGGCGATAACAGCGGCCCACGAAATCCGCTTCGTCGCTATAACATCCGCTGCGGGGCTAGCGTAGAGTGCGCCTCTCGTGGTCGCAACTTCATTGGGTGTGGTTGATACCATATGCCTTTTCTCCAAAAGTTAATTTAGCCGCGAACGCTGAGTAGCATGGCGTATACCGCTTTTGTAACGCATTGTTTTACTAGCGAATGCTCAGCGAACTACGAGACAAGCCGTGAACTGAACCGGTAAAAGGTGCGGGCGTATTGTAAGAATTGCAGGCGGAATTTTGTGTTTACGCGGCCCATTCGCCTCGTAGCACGCTTAGGGCGATGGTGGCGCCAAGCCAAAGGGTGCATGCCGCTCAAATCCTCGATGTAGGCTTGGATCGTTTTCGCGCGATTTCTCGGATGGAGGTGGTGCTCGCGAACTCGGGAAGAGGTGAGCGGCCTCCTGCTTCGGCGAGGATCCGCATGACATCGAGGAGTGTGGCGGGGCGATATCCCGCCTGGTTCATCAGACATAGGCCGAGCTTGTCGGCCTCAATTTCGTCTGCACGCCCGTATTTCATATGGATCAGATCACCGACATGACTAGACTTGATCTCGGTGCGTGCGCGGTGGTTGCGTAAGCACGGCTATACCTGATGTCATCGGTGCTCCACTTTCGTGAACCGACCGGTGCGGACCCGCATGCCGTAGTGGTGTGGGGTTGGGGCTAAACACCCCCCGGTTACCCGATTAGGTGCCCTCCCTGCTCTGAGGGCAGAGAAACAAGTAGCTTGTTGAGGGCGGCGTAGTCCACCGGCTTGACCATGTGAGCATCAAACCCGGCGTCTTTCGACTTGCGTCGGTCTTCCTCCCGCCCCCATCCGGTCAGAGCCACCAGCACCATGTTCTCCCCCCACGGTTGTTCACGAATGTGTCGAGCGGCGTCACGGCCATTCAACTTGGGCAGCCCGATGTCGAGCAGCACCACGTCGGGACGGAACCTCTCTGCCGCTTCCACCGCCTCAAGGCCGTCATGGGCAGTGTATGTCTCGTTGCCGGTCAGCTTCAACAACATGGCAAGCGACGCCGCACCGTCCCGATTGTCATCGACGACAAGAATGCGGCGGGTTGTCATCGCCGTCCGCTCGTTCCCGGTCGGCTCGGACGGTTGTTGCCTTTGCAACTTGTCGATCAGGGCCGGCAGACGCACCACGAACTCACTGCCCCGGCCTTCCCCTTCACTGAACGCTTCGACCGATCCGCCGTGCATCTCGACCAGGCGCTTCACCAGCGTCAAGCCAATGCCGAGTCCACCTTGCGACCGCTCCAGCGTCTGATCAACCTGGGTGAACATCTCAAAGATGCTGTCAAGTTTATCGGTCGGGATGCCCATGCCGGTATCCTTGATTTTCACTACGACCTCAGGGGATCTCGCCAATTCGGCGCTCAGCCAGATGCGGCCGCCCGGTTGCGTGTACTTGCAGCCGTTGTTGAGGAGGTTGCCGAAAACCTGTGCCAGCCGCACCGGGTCGGCGTGCAGATGGATCGGCTCTGGCGGTAGCGTCACGTTCACTTCATGATTGTGACACTCGGCCAGCGGGCGGCACGCTTCGACGGCCTGATAAACTACCGATGCCAGTTCGACCCGCTCGAGCTTGAGTTCGATCCTGCCCCGGCTGATGCGGCTCACGTCGAGTAAGTCGTCAATGAGCCGGGTCATCTGGCCCAACTGCCGGTCCATCGTGGAGCGGGCCTGCTGGATCAAGTCGCCGTGGGTGTCCGCTCGCTTCATGATCTCCAGCATGTTGCGGAGCGGGGCGAGCGGGCCTCGCAGTTCGTGGGCCAACGTCGCCCAGAACTCGTCCTTACGGCGGTCGGCCTCTCGGAGCACTTCTTCGGCGTGCTTACGCTCGCTAATATCCTGGAAAGCCAGGAGAATCATGTGCCCGGGATTACCTTCTCGAGATAACCGGCGTGCGTCGAGCAGGAGCGTCCGACGTCCGATCGCCGGCAAGTTGTGCTCGACCTCGAGGGTCTGGAACTCAGTAGTGTCGGAAAGGGTCTCTTTTAGCAGCGTCCATAACCGGGGAGTGTCCCAGTCGTAGTTCTTCAGATTGTAGAGCGGAACACCTTGCGTTTCGTCACGCGAGACCCGGAACATCGCGTAGAAGGCTCGGTTGGCCGTCTGCACCCGTAGGTCGGCGTCGAGGACCACCAAGGGCTCGATCACCGTATGGAGGATCGCCTTCGTGTACTCACGTTCGTAAATGGCTTGCTCGATACTTGCGCGGAAAGCGGTCACGTTCGTCAACGTGAGCACGGTTCCCCCGATCTGATGATCGCGCCTTGTGTACGGGGCAATCCGAAGCAGAAACCACCCGTCCCCATGCCGAACTTCGCGCCGGCATGGTACCCCGTCGGCGATCACCTGCGCGCACAGTTTCTCGAGATCCATCAGGTCGGTGAGCACTCTGATGTCGCGGGGGGATTGGCCAATATTAGATGGCGTGAGGCAAAGCGCCGCTGTCGCAGCCCGGTTGAAACGGGCGCTAGTGAAGTCGCGGCCAACCACGACGATGGGAAGATCGACCGTGTCGAGGATGCCGATGAGATCGGCGCGGACCGAGTCCGAACTCGCGGCATCGCCATGCGCCCCGGAGATATCGCTGGACCAACCATCCGTTGCCGTCGAGGGCTTCGTCACCGGTCCGACTCCTCCGAGGCAGTGTATAGAGTACGGCTCCGTTGCAGCACGGCGTCCGCTACCAGCGGGAGAACCTGGCGCAACGCCAACAGTAGCGCCTGAGGTCGCGGCATATGGAACTGCGTTGGATAGTCCGCAAGGAGCCGCCCTTCAAGGACACGGGCCTCGTCAGAGCCGACGGTCTCGCGGAGCGCGTCGGCCACGGCACGCTCCAGGCGGGCGTAATCTTCCACGGGGATCAGGTGCGAGTGGTTCTCCCCGAGCCTCGGCAGCATCCGAGCGTGCACCTCGCCGTTGGCGAGCGCGGCAGCCGCGAAGCGACAGACCGCGCGATTGAGAAAGTATTGATCCTGGTAGAGCTGCACGATGTGATCGCGCGGTGCTGCGTCGGCCAGAAGACGGCGCCAAGGCTCGCGCTGCCCCACGGCGCCGTCCCCTTCAGGCGCTCGGTCGTGTGCATAGCCGATAACGGGCTCGTGTTTTGTCTGTCCCAAGCTGCTCTCATATTGCATTGCCATTGCTCCAATTAAAGTCGTTTGCGTGGCAGTTCAGATGATCCGTAGGCTATTGTACTAAAGGGTTGACTGTCCCATACAGTCGCCGACCACCAGCGACTGACCGACCTGCCGGCCGGGCGAATCCGCTTCCTAGTCGAGGCCCAGTGCGTCGAACGTGTCTGTAGCGAATTCCAAATTCTAGGAAAAATTACACGCTGATTGCAGTCTTGTGAATCATAGTCGAGTTGGTAAGGGGTGGCATGCGAGAACGCTTCGTCCTCTTTGCTCATATTTACGCGGTTTCACCGACCGTTGGTGCGCTGTAAGCATCGATGGCTGCATGCGTCGGAAAAGCATAAGCAATGCGGGCAGAGCGCGTTATTTAAACGCGTGTGCACCCCTTCCTCAACCTGTCTGTCGCGAATTCTTAAGTCTGCATTCCCCCCTGGTTGTCTGGCAGATTTAGGAAAGCGCTCTCCTCTTTAAGGGCTACACGGTCGAGCCCGCGCGCCAAGATGTTTTTAACGCTGCGATAGCTGTAAGAACCGAGGCGCTCGGCGCGGGCGCAGGCAGCTTCAAGACGCGCTTCGCCGTGTTGTCGACCCAACCGCATGATCCCCAGAGAGGCCCGATAGCCTTGCTCGGGGTGAGCACGGCTTTGTAGAATCGCCGCCTGACCTCGCCTCGTACACAACATTTGACTATTTCTCTGTTCTCGACCTGGTGCCTGATCATCGGCGTGCTGCTGATCCTGATCGGCCTGTCGGACACCTGGCGCCAGCGACTGCCGGTCAGCACCTCGGCGCTCTATCTCGTCGCCGGCTACCTGCTCGGACCGCAGGGCTTCGGCTTCATCCAGATCGGTTTGCCGAACGATGCCGGCATCGTCGAGATGATGACCGAAATAGCGCTGCTGATATCGCTCTTCGCCGTCGGGCTGCGGCTGCGCGTTGGATTGTCCGATCGCATGTGGCTTGCACCGGTGCTGATGGCCACGCTCGCGATGGTGCTGACGATCGCCGTGATGGTCGGTGTCGGCATCGCGCTCGGCCTGACGCTCGGCGCGGCGCTGCTGCTCGCATCGATCCTTGCACCCACCGACCCGGTGCTCGCCTCCGACGTGCAGGTCGACAACATCAAGGACCGCGACCAGCTTCGTTTCAGCCTGACCGGCGAAGGCGGCCTGAACGATGGTGCCGCGTTCCCGTTCCTGATGCTCGCGCTCGGCGTGCTCGGCCTGCATGAACTCGGGCCCCTCGGCTCGCGCTGGTGGAGCGTCGATGTCGCATGGGCCACGCTCGGCGGCCTGGCGCTCGGGTGGGCCCTTGGCCTCGCGTTCAGCCGAGCGATCGTGTACCTGCGCCACGAACGAGAGCAGGCCTTCGGCATGGAGAGTTTTCTGACGCTCGGCCTGATCGCGCTGACCTACGGGCTCGCGTTATCGATCGCGACCTACGGGTTCCTCGCGGTGTTCGCGGCCGGGCTCGCGGTGCGGCACATCGAGCACCGGCACGACATCAACCGCAGCCCCGGCGCCGACAAGACGATCGCGGCGCGCGACAAGGGCGTTGCAGCAGCAGCGACGCCGGCACTGACCTCCGCCTACATGGCCAAGGCGGTGCTCGACTTCGCGCTCGATCTGGAAATGCTCGCCGAGTTGACGGTGATGCTCGTGGTCGGTGCGCTGTTGACGAGCCAGGCCTTTACCGGCACGAGCCTCGTCGTCGCGCTCACGTTGATCTTCGTGGCGCGTCCGATTGCCATCTATCTCGCGCCGATCGGCACGCTGTTGACGCCGACGCAACGCAGGCTCGCGGCGTGGTTCGGCATCCGCGGCATCGGATCGGTGTACTACCTCGCGTTCGCGATCACGCACGGCCCGACGATGAACGAAATGCGCATCATCACCGACGCGGTGCTGGTGACGATCGTCGTGTCCGTGCTACTGCACGGCTCCTCGGCGACTCCGATCATGGAGCTGTATCGCACCAGGCGTGCGAGCCGAGGCAAACGCCTCTAAGCCTCAGCCCAGCGGGTGCGCCATCACGACGATGCCGTCGGCGCCCGGCCGCACCCATACGCCTTGCAGTTGCACCGGCACGTCGCGCTGGCCGACGTTGCGTTTCTCGGTGGGCAGCGGCGAGGTGCGGCCGATCCGGCAGCTGGGCAGGCACAAGTGCGTCTAAGCGAAGCAAGGGCTTAACGACCGGTGTCGATTTAAGACCCCGCCAAACGACTATTCAGTACCCCGAACCCTGACCGCCGACAAGCCATCGAAGAGCGTTATATGAAGACATACAACGGAAGTTGCCACTGCGGCGCGGTCCGCTTTGAGGCGGACATTGACCTGAGCGCGGGTACATACAAATGCAACTGCTCGCTATGCACTAAAACGAGATTTCGGCCCGCCGTGATCAAGCCGGATGCATTTCGGCTGCTCGCCGGCGAAGCGGAACTTACTGAATATCTGTTCAACACCAGGAACAACCATCACTTTTTCTGCAAGCACTGTGGCGTGCGCTCGTTCGGGCGAGGAAATTCCCCAGATCTCGGCACGGTCTACGGCGTGTTTGTTGCGAATTCCAGCTCTTATGCGGCAACAGGCAGATGAAACATTCCATGGCAATGGCTGAGCCACTCATAGGACTCAATCGTTGCACGTGGAGCCGTATGTTCCGTCCCGTAGCGGTTATAGTAGTCTCGGTACGCAAGGAGCTTCCGTTCAAGATCTGTCCCATTCCAGAAGAAAAGATGATCAAGATACTCGCGCCGTAGCATACCGATCACGCGTTCCACGAAAGGATGTGACTGCGGAACGAAGGGAACGGTCTTGATCTCTTCTATGTCAAGAATGCGCAGATCCGCCAACTACCGATGAAAGCGGAATAGCGGATCGTTTTCGAAGGTCCTTTGGGACCGGGGCGACTGCGTCTTCCAGCAGCATACAGCCATCGATACTTGCAGCGCACCAGTGCTTGGTGGAACCGGGTGAAGCTCGAAGGTTTGAGAATGACGGCGCACTTCGCGCGTCGCTCGGTCGGAATGCACCAGGCACAGAGCCCGAAGACCAGTCGATCCCACGGCGTCAGTCTTGGCGCTCGCTGGCGCGACCGACTCATGACTTGTAGTTGATGCTTAACCGCGAGTGACTCGGCTACTACCGCATAGAGTCCCCTAGGTCGGCAGAGCTTTACCAGCGTGGGAAGATAAGCAAGGAGGACAAAGACTTCTCGCATACCGCCACCTTACCAACTCAGCACGCATCGGCAAGACTGCGATTAGCGCGTGATTTAACTTACAATTAGCAATTCGCGACACACACCTGCCGGCGGCTCAAAATCAAGTGTTACAGGTAACGGCCGTCAGCCTTGACACGGCTCAACGCTTTGCT of Pseudomonadota bacterium contains these proteins:
- a CDS encoding PA2169 family four-helix-bundle protein produces the protein MTNDEIISTLDDLIETSKDGEYGFNTCAEDVKDMQLKKVFTAAAQRCAEGANELQEQVRRLGGDPDKHSSVTGTLHRAWVDIKAAIMGKDELAVLEECERGEDVAKKTYEKALVKGLPEDIRSIVQRQYQGVVENHDRVRDLRNRYRKANPL
- a CDS encoding ATP-binding protein, yielding MTKPSTATDGWSSDISGAHGDAASSDSVRADLIGILDTVDLPIVVVGRDFTSARFNRAATAALCLTPSNIGQSPRDIRVLTDLMDLEKLCAQVIADGVPCRREVRHGDGWFLLRIAPYTRRDHQIGGTVLTLTNVTAFRASIEQAIYEREYTKAILHTVIEPLVVLDADLRVQTANRAFYAMFRVSRDETQGVPLYNLKNYDWDTPRLWTLLKETLSDTTEFQTLEVEHNLPAIGRRTLLLDARRLSREGNPGHMILLAFQDISERKHAEEVLREADRRKDEFWATLAHELRGPLAPLRNMLEIMKRADTHGDLIQQARSTMDRQLGQMTRLIDDLLDVSRISRGRIELKLERVELASVVYQAVEACRPLAECHNHEVNVTLPPEPIHLHADPVRLAQVFGNLLNNGCKYTQPGGRIWLSAELARSPEVVVKIKDTGMGIPTDKLDSIFEMFTQVDQTLERSQGGLGIGLTLVKRLVEMHGGSVEAFSEGEGRGSEFVVRLPALIDKLQRQQPSEPTGNERTAMTTRRILVVDDNRDGAASLAMLLKLTGNETYTAHDGLEAVEAAERFRPDVVLLDIGLPKLNGRDAARHIREQPWGENMVLVALTGWGREEDRRKSKDAGFDAHMVKPVDYAALNKLLVSLPSEQGGHLIG
- a CDS encoding cation:proton antiporter → MTISLFSTWCLIIGVLLILIGLSDTWRQRLPVSTSALYLVAGYLLGPQGFGFIQIGLPNDAGIVEMMTEIALLISLFAVGLRLRVGLSDRMWLAPVLMATLAMVLTIAVMVGVGIALGLTLGAALLLASILAPTDPVLASDVQVDNIKDRDQLRFSLTGEGGLNDGAAFPFLMLALGVLGLHELGPLGSRWWSVDVAWATLGGLALGWALGLAFSRAIVYLRHEREQAFGMESFLTLGLIALTYGLALSIATYGFLAVFAAGLAVRHIEHRHDINRSPGADKTIAARDKGVAAAATPALTSAYMAKAVLDFALDLEMLAELTVMLVVGALLTSQAFTGTSLVVALTLIFVARPIAIYLAPIGTLLTPTQRRLAAWFGIRGIGSVYYLAFAITHGPTMNEMRIITDAVLVTIVVSVLLHGSSATPIMELYRTRRASRGKRL